A stretch of the Microcebus murinus isolate Inina chromosome 6, M.murinus_Inina_mat1.0, whole genome shotgun sequence genome encodes the following:
- the SLC12A6 gene encoding solute carrier family 12 member 6 isoform X3, producing the protein MPHFTVTKVEDPEEGASASVSQEPSLAEIKARIQDSDEPDPNQNSITGEHSQLLDDGHKKARNAYLNNSNYEEGDEYFDKNLALFEEEMDTRPKVSSLLNRMANYTNLTQGVKEHEEAENITEGKKKPTKTPQMGTFMGVYLPCLQNIFGVILFLRLTWVVGTAGVLQAFAIVLICCCCTMLTAISMSAIATNGVVPAGGSYFMISRALGPEFGGAVGLCFYLGTTFAAAMYILGAIEIFLVYIVPRAAIFRSDDAFKESAAMLNNMRVYGTAFLVLMVLVVFIGVRYVNKFASLFLACVIVSILAIYAGAIKSSFAPPHFPVCMLGNRTLSSRHIDICSKTKEINNMTVPSKLWGFFCNSSQFFNATCDEYFVHNNVTSIQGIPGLASGIITENLWSNYLPKGEILEKPSAKSSDVLGSLNHEYVLVDITTSFTLLVGIFFPSVTGIMAGSNRSGDLKDAQKSIPIGTILAILTTSFVYLSNVVLFGACIEGVVLRDKFGDAVEGNLVVGTLSWPSPWVIVIGSFFSTCGAGLQSLTGAPRLLQAIAKDNIIPFLRVFGHSKANGEPTWALLLTAAIAELGILIASLDLVAPILSMFFLMCYLFVNLACALQTLLRTPNWRPRFRYYHWTLSFMGMSICLALMFISSWYYAIVAMVIAGMIYKYIEYQGAEKEWGDGIRGLSLSAARFALLRLEEGPPHTKNWRPQLLVLLKLDEDLHVKHPRLLTFASQLKAGKGLTIVGSVIVGNFLENYGEALAAEQTIKHLMEAEKVKGFCQLVVAAKLREGISHLIQSCGLGGMKHNTVVMGWPNGWRQSEDARAWKTFIGTVRVTTAAHLALLVAKNVSFFPSNVEPFSEGNIDVWWIVHDGGMLMLLPFLLKQHKVWRKCSIRIFTVAQLEDNSIQMKKDLATFLYHLRIEAEVEVVEMHDSDISAYTYERTLMMEQRSQMLRHMRLSKTERDREAQLVKDRNSMLRLTSIGSDEDEETETYQEKVHMTWTKDKYMASRGQKAKSMEGFQDLLNMRPDQSNVRRMHTAVKLNEVIVNKSHEAKLVLLNMPGPPRNPEGDENYMEFLEVLTEGLERVLLVRGGGSEVITIYS; encoded by the exons atGATGGGCATAAGAAAGCTCGAAATGCTTATCTCAATAATTCAAATTATGAAGAAGGAGatgaatattttgataaaaacttGGCACTCTTTgag GAAGAAATGGACACCAGACCAAAGGTGTCTTCTCTCCTCAATCGCATGGCCAACTACACTAATCTGACACAAGGAGTAAAGGAACATGAAGAGGCAGAAAACATCACAGAAGGGAAAAAGAAGCCTACCAAG ACCCCACAAATGGGTACCTTCATGGGTGTCTACCTCCCatgtctacaaaatatttttggagtgaTCCTCTTTCTACGCCTTACATGGGTGGTAGGCACAGCTGGAGTTCTTCAGGCTTTTGCAATTGTCCTTATCTGCTGCTGCTGT aCAATGTTAACTGCTATCTCCATGAGTGCCATCGCCACTAATGGAGTGGTGCCAG CTGGGGGCTCATACTTTATGATTTCCCGGGCACTGGGCCCAGAGTTTGGTGGGGCTGTTGGCCTGTGCTTTTATCTTGGTACCACCTTTGCAGCAGCCATGTATATCCTTGGTGCCATTGAAATCTTTCTG GTATATATTGTTCCCCGGGCTGCCATCTTTCGCAGTGATGATGCATTCAAGGAATCAGCAGCCATGCTAAATAATATGCGTGTCTATGGCACAGCTTTTTTGGTCCTCATGGTATTGGTGGTATTTATCGGCGTACGCTATGTGAACAAGTTTGCTTCACTTTTCCTGGCCTGCGTCATTGTGTCCATCTTGGCCATCTATGCTGGAGCCATCAAGTCATCTTTTGCCCCTCCACACTTCCC GGTCTGCATGCTGGGCAACCGCACCCTTTCATCAAGACACATTGACATTTGCTCTAAGACCAAGGAAATTAACAACATGACAGTCCCATCAAAGTTATGGGGCTTCTTCTGTAACTCAAGTCAGTTTTTCAATGCTACCTGTGATGAATACTTTGTTCACAATAATGTCACTTCAATCCAGGGCATTCCTGGATTGGCTAGTGGTATCATTACAG AGAATCTTTGGAGTaattatctacccaaaggagagaTCCTTGAAAAGCCCTCAGCCAAATCTTCTGATGTCTTAGGCAGCTTAAACCATGAATATGTTCTTGTTGACATCACCACCTCCTTCACTCTTCTGGTGGGAATCTTCTTTCCCTCTGTCACAG GTATCATGGCTGGATCAAACAGATCTGGAGATCTGAAAGATGCTCAGAAGTCTATTCCCATTGGTACTATCCTTGCCATCCTGACCACCTCCTTTGTCT ATTTAAGCAATGTTGTCCTTTTTGGTGCATGTATTGAAGGGGTTGTTCTCAGAGACAA GTTTGGGGATGCTGTGGAAGGTAATTTGGTGGTGGGCACCTTATCTTGGCCATCCCCGTGGGTGATTGTTATTGGCTCCTTCTTTTCAACATGTGGGGCTGGACTTCAGAGCCTCACAGGTGCACCAAGGCTGCTACAAGCTATTGCCAAGGATAACATCATACCATTTCTGAGG GTTTTTGGCCACAGCAAAGCCAATGGGGAGCCTACCTGGGCTTTACTTCTAACTGCTGCCATTGCAGAGCTGGGAATTCTCATCGCCTCCTTGGATCTTGTGGCCCCAATTCTTTCCAT GTTTTTTCTCATGTGTTACCTCTTTGTGAACTTGGCATGTGCCTTGCAAACATTACTTAGAACACCGAATTGGAGACCCCGATTCCGCTACTACCATTG gacCCTCTCTTTCATGGGAATGAGTATTTGTCTGGCTCTGATGTTCATTTCTTCCTGGTATTACGCCATTGTAGCTATGGTAATAGCTGGTATGATCTACAAATACATTGAGTACCAAGG AGCTGAGAAAGAATGGGGTGATGGTATTCGAGGGCTGTCCCTCAGTGCAGCCCGGTTTGCTTTGCTTCGGCTGGAGGAAGGACCACCACACACTAAAAACTGGAG GCCTCAGTTGCTTGTACTACTGAAACTGGATGAAGACTTACACGTCAAGCATCCTCGCCTCCTCACCTTTGCCTCACAGCTCAAAGCAGGAAAGGGTCTCACTATTGTGGGCTCTGTCATCGTGGGGAACTTCCTAGAGAACTATGGTGAAGCCTTAGCTGCTGAGCAG ACCATAAAGCACCTCATGGAGGCAGAGAAGGTAAAAGGATTCTGCCAGCTGGTGGTGGCTGCCAAGCTGCGAGAGGGCATTTCCCACCTCATCCAGTCATGTGGCCTTGGGGGCATGAAGCACAACACGGTGGTGATGGGCTGGCCTAACGGCTGGCGGCAAAGTGAAGATGCTCGAGCTTGGAAGACATTTATTG GCACAGTTCGAGTGACAACTGCTGCCCATCTCGCTCTGCTGGTGGCTAAAAACGTCTCCTTCTTTCCCAGCAATGTGGAGCCATTTTCTGAGGGCAACATTGATGTGTGGTGGATTGTGCATGATGGGGGGATGCTCATGCTCTTACCATTCCTACTGAAACAGCACAAG GTGTGGCGAAAGTGTAGCATACGGATCTTCACAGTAGCCCAACTAGAAGACAACAGTATCCAGATGAAGAAGGACCTAGCCACCTTCCTGTACCACCTGCGTATTGAGGCAGAGGTGGAAGTGGTGGAGATG CATGACAGTGACATATCAGCTTACACTTACGAGCGTACTCTGATGATGGAGCAAAGGTCCCAGATGCTCCGGCACATGCGACTTTCCAAAACAGAGCGGGACAGAGAG GCACAGTTGGTGAAAGACCGGAACTCAATGCTAAGATTGACCAGCATTGGCTCGGATGAGGATGAAGAGACAGAAACTTATCAGGAGAAGGTACACATGACTTGGACAAAGGACAAGTACATGGCATCCCGGGGGCAAAAAGCCAAGTCGATGGAAGGATTCCAGGACCTGCTTAACATGCGTCC GGACCAGTCCAATGTGAGGCGGATGCATACAGCCGTGAAGCTCAATGAGGTTATAGTAAACAAGTCCCATGAAGCAAAGTTGGTTTTGTTGAATATGCCAGGACCACCCAGAAACCCTGAGGGTGATGAAAACT